A genome region from Dolichospermum compactum NIES-806 includes the following:
- a CDS encoding SDR family oxidoreductase, with translation MNSKLNSPKHCLVTGAAGFIGSHLCDLLLKSGHSVVGLDNLVTGRTDNLKVAQTYSTFTFIEQDVADISPSILTDIDWVFHLAGLADLVPSIQNPGAYYHANLHSTFVLLEACRTAKIQKFIYTASSTCYGIPNQYPTSETYPCHPKHPYGLTKYLGEQLVMHWAQVYQLPALSLRLFNVYGPRSRTTGAYGAVFGVFLAQKLAKTPFTVVGDGMQTRDFTFVSDVVAAFIKAAESDITGEIINIGSGKSESVLTLVKLLAGEITHIPKRPGEPDCTWADIAKATTLLKWQPQVPLSEGVSEMLANIELWRDAPVWTPETIQQETKSWFEHLGKE, from the coding sequence ATGAACAGTAAATTAAATTCTCCTAAACATTGCTTAGTCACTGGTGCTGCTGGTTTTATTGGTAGCCACTTGTGTGATCTCCTCCTCAAATCAGGTCATAGTGTCGTTGGTTTAGATAATTTAGTGACAGGAAGAACGGATAATTTAAAAGTGGCTCAAACCTATTCCACATTTACATTTATTGAGCAAGATGTTGCTGATATTTCCCCATCCATATTAACAGATATTGACTGGGTATTTCATTTAGCAGGATTAGCTGATTTAGTTCCCTCAATCCAAAATCCAGGAGCATATTATCATGCCAATTTACATAGTACATTCGTCCTTTTAGAAGCTTGTCGTACTGCTAAAATCCAAAAATTTATCTACACAGCTTCTTCCACTTGCTATGGTATTCCTAATCAATATCCCACATCAGAAACCTATCCTTGTCATCCTAAACATCCATACGGCTTAACAAAATATTTAGGTGAACAATTAGTCATGCACTGGGCGCAAGTTTATCAACTTCCAGCCCTTTCTTTACGATTGTTTAATGTGTATGGACCAAGATCCAGAACCACAGGAGCTTATGGTGCAGTATTTGGCGTATTTTTAGCTCAAAAACTAGCGAAAACCCCTTTTACTGTTGTTGGAGATGGAATGCAAACGAGAGATTTTACCTTCGTTAGTGATGTAGTAGCAGCCTTTATCAAAGCTGCTGAATCGGATATTACCGGGGAAATTATTAATATTGGTTCTGGTAAATCCGAAAGCGTTTTAACACTGGTGAAATTATTAGCAGGAGAAATTACTCACATTCCCAAACGTCCAGGAGAACCTGATTGTACTTGGGCTGATATTGCCAAAGCTACGACTCTTTTAAAATGGCAACCTCAAGTACCTTTAAGTGAAGGTGTAAGTGAAATGTTAGCCAATATTGAACTTTGGCGAGATGCTCCAGTTTGGACACCAGAAACAATTCAGCAAGAGACAAAATCGTGGTTTGAGCATTTAGGAAAGGAATAA
- the gmhB gene encoding D-glycero-beta-D-manno-heptose 1,7-bisphosphate 7-phosphatase, whose translation MIKVAFLDRDGVINIDHHYVFRCEQFEFNDGIFATCRLLQDLGYKLIVITNQSGIARGYYSEQDFLSLTVWMYEQFNNQDITILDVFYCPHHPQSTISNYRQNCRCRKPLPGMIEQACQKYPIDLQSSILIGDRISDMQAAKAAGIGKFYLLSPEIFIPKELQVSARLDNLEALKFFI comes from the coding sequence GTGATTAAAGTGGCTTTTCTTGATCGAGATGGAGTAATTAATATTGATCATCACTATGTTTTTAGATGTGAGCAGTTTGAATTTAATGATGGCATTTTTGCTACTTGTCGTCTACTACAAGATTTAGGTTATAAGCTAATTGTGATCACAAATCAATCAGGTATTGCTCGTGGTTACTATTCTGAACAAGATTTTTTAAGTCTTACTGTCTGGATGTATGAGCAATTTAATAACCAAGATATAACAATACTGGATGTGTTTTACTGCCCACATCATCCCCAATCAACTATATCTAATTACCGTCAAAACTGCCGATGTCGTAAACCGTTACCAGGAATGATTGAACAAGCTTGTCAGAAATATCCTATAGACTTGCAAAGCTCAATCCTAATTGGTGATAGAATATCGGATATGCAAGCTGCTAAAGCCGCAGGAATCGGTAAATTTTATTTACTCAGTCCAGAAATTTTTATTCCTAAAGAATTACAAGTTTCTGCTCGGTTGGATAATCTGGAAGCACTAAAGTTTTTTATTTAA
- a CDS encoding secondary thiamine-phosphate synthase enzyme YjbQ, whose product MTNSSIRLYQQSIKVQTTGKSLCQITPQVQAVITESEITAGICNLFIRHTSASLLIQEEDAKPDVETFFAKLVPENGQYLLAGQGLDDMPAHIRSALTHTSEQIPITQGLLQLGRLQDIYIWEHRQSGYIREVVINILGY is encoded by the coding sequence ATGACCAACTCATCTATAAGACTTTACCAACAATCAATCAAGGTACAAACTACTGGTAAATCCCTATGTCAAATTACGCCCCAAGTCCAAGCAGTCATTACAGAATCGGAAATTACAGCAGGAATTTGTAACCTTTTTATCCGTCATACTTCCGCCAGTTTATTGATTCAAGAAGAAGATGCCAAACCCGACGTAGAAACCTTTTTTGCGAAGTTAGTTCCCGAAAATGGTCAATATCTTTTAGCCGGACAAGGTTTAGATGATATGCCGGCACATATTCGCTCTGCCCTTACCCATACCTCTGAACAGATCCCCATTACTCAAGGTCTTTTGCAGCTAGGACGTTTACAAGATATTTATATCTGGGAACATCGTCAGTCTGGTTACATCCGTGAAGTCGTTATCAATATATTGGGATATTAA
- a CDS encoding glycosyltransferase family 61 protein, which yields MNKVGRYVQELLIFKLIYPILLRYIDENLITMTEEMEKDKMENNIPKLEAEYEQLPILRLIYSILFNYLHTNLITREDLLQQCQKENNLYQFQYDEVVQIEPAISYQKIPATFREKEGKFEFTNPFAVVVKNVELLGIYGIGFTEDKNIILETVLDRVDVLEHTAISTMKAGFNSQYIATIDKIEYFDLACSFVNYWSHLYAHWIYEALTRLEVLEYYSQKTGKKPVLIIDKDIPSWKIRSLELMGYGLENYIQWNGYRAKVNELVICSKRREGGRISIKACHWVRERILSNVDTYANPNLVLSPNIFISRKKANARRILNEEEVSNTLDKMDFVPYVLEDLDFADQVKLFAQAKFIIAPHGGGVTNIIFSQNLNLIELFGQKISHFYYTVAKGLGFDYACMFCEVKNEDIIVNCEELSRMVDKMTKNRI from the coding sequence ATGAATAAAGTTGGGCGTTATGTTCAAGAATTGCTAATATTTAAACTCATATATCCTATTTTATTGAGATACATTGACGAAAATCTCATCACGATGACTGAGGAGATGGAGAAAGATAAAATGGAGAATAATATTCCTAAATTAGAGGCGGAATATGAACAATTACCTATTCTTAGGTTAATCTATTCAATTTTATTTAACTATCTGCACACCAACCTAATTACCAGAGAAGATTTGCTCCAGCAATGTCAAAAAGAGAATAATCTTTATCAGTTTCAATATGATGAAGTTGTTCAAATTGAACCAGCTATAAGTTATCAAAAAATTCCCGCAACATTTAGAGAAAAAGAAGGTAAATTTGAATTTACTAATCCTTTTGCTGTGGTTGTTAAAAACGTGGAGTTATTGGGAATTTATGGGATTGGTTTTACTGAGGATAAGAATATTATTTTAGAAACAGTTTTAGATAGAGTAGATGTTTTAGAACACACTGCTATTTCTACAATGAAGGCTGGTTTCAATTCTCAATATATTGCCACCATAGATAAAATAGAATATTTTGATTTAGCTTGTTCATTTGTTAATTATTGGAGTCATTTATACGCTCATTGGATTTATGAGGCTTTAACTAGATTAGAAGTCCTTGAATATTATTCTCAAAAAACAGGTAAAAAACCAGTCTTAATAATTGATAAAGATATTCCTAGTTGGAAAATTCGCTCTTTAGAATTGATGGGTTATGGTCTAGAAAATTATATCCAATGGAATGGATATAGAGCTAAAGTTAATGAATTAGTTATTTGCTCTAAAAGACGTGAAGGAGGACGTATTTCTATCAAAGCTTGTCATTGGGTAAGAGAACGTATTCTTAGTAACGTAGATACTTATGCAAATCCAAATCTGGTTTTGAGTCCCAATATTTTTATTTCTCGTAAAAAAGCAAATGCTCGCCGCATTTTGAATGAAGAAGAAGTAAGCAATACTCTCGATAAAATGGATTTTGTACCTTATGTTCTAGAAGATTTAGATTTTGCTGACCAAGTAAAATTGTTTGCTCAAGCTAAATTTATTATTGCTCCTCATGGTGGTGGAGTAACAAATATTATTTTCTCCCAAAATTTAAATTTAATTGAACTTTTTGGTCAGAAAATTAGCCATTTCTATTATACAGTTGCTAAAGGATTAGGATTCGATTATGCTTGTATGTTTTGTGAGGTAAAGAATGAAGATATCATTGTCAATTGTGAAGAATTAAGTAGAATGGTTGATAAAATGACAAAAAATAGAATTTGA